A genome region from Pseudomonas anguilliseptica includes the following:
- a CDS encoding DUF2126 domain-containing protein yields MSIHIALHHVSHYRYDRAVNLGPQVVRLRPAPHSRPRVLSYALKVEPGEHFINWQQDPQGNYLARLVFPEKTRELKIEVDLVAEMAVFNPFDFFLEPYAEKTPFAYTEGEQLELAPYLVKLPAGKLFAKYLASIERTPLPSVDFLVALNQRLSTDISYLIRLEPGVQTPEESLEKGSGSCRDSAWLLVQLFRHLGLAARFVSGYLIQLKADVKSLDGPSGTEVYLPGAGWIGLDPTSGLFAGEGHIPLACSPEPSSAAPISGGVDECECEFSHEMWVERIWEAPRVSKPYSEAQWQAIVDLGQKIDEDLQEQDVRLTMGGEPTFVALDYPDDPEWNTAALGPNKRRLASDLFHRLREHYAPSALVHFGQGKWYPGEQLPRWSLNAYWRRDGEPIWHNPALYADEQKDYGVDAAKAADFLALLAERLGVDAKYCVPAYEDRFYYLWRERRLPINVSAEDPRLADPLERERLRKVFEQGLDKVVGHILPLARQAKQLGWQSGSWFLRDEHCRLIPGDSALGYRLPLDSQPWVSEADYPYITPEDPSQQFAPLPAAAQIKPQSRGVWSGSQTSTNKRPLLGQSAAGVVRTALCAEPRDGKLYLFMPLLVRLEDYLELVAAIEATAAELKCPVLLEGYEPPLDPRLQFFRVTPDPGVIEVNIHPAASWGELVERTEFLYEQARECRLSSEKFMIDGRHTGTGGGNHFVLGGATPADSPFLRRPDLLRSLISYWHNHPSLSYLFSGLFIGPTSQAPRIDEARNDALYELEIAFAQMPEAGRDCQPWLVDRLLRNLLVDVTGNTHRAEFCIDKLYSPDSASGRLGLLELRAFEMPPHAQMSLAQQLLIRALIARFWREHYQPARLVRWGTELHDRYLLPHFIEQDFADVLQELDGCGYRLHSEWFAPHFEFRFPKSGDFNVKGIELELRQALEPWHVLGEEGGGGGTVRYVDSSLERMQVKLSGLQSDRYVLTCNGVPVPLRPTGKVGEFVGGVRFRAWQPANCLHPTIEVHAPLVFDLVDSWMSRSLGGCQYHVAHPGGRNYDSLPVNAFEAESRRLARFFRLGHSPGKRPTLAPINNNELPMTLDLRLV; encoded by the coding sequence GTGTCGATTCATATCGCCTTGCACCATGTCAGCCACTATCGCTACGACCGCGCGGTCAATCTTGGCCCGCAGGTCGTGCGCCTGCGCCCTGCACCGCACAGCCGCCCCCGGGTGCTGTCCTACGCGTTGAAGGTCGAGCCGGGCGAGCACTTTATCAACTGGCAACAGGACCCCCAGGGCAACTACCTGGCGCGTCTGGTGTTTCCGGAAAAGACCCGTGAGCTGAAGATCGAGGTCGACCTGGTCGCCGAGATGGCGGTATTCAATCCATTCGATTTCTTCCTTGAGCCCTACGCCGAGAAAACTCCCTTCGCCTACACCGAGGGCGAACAGCTGGAGCTGGCGCCCTATCTGGTCAAACTGCCAGCCGGGAAATTGTTCGCCAAATACCTGGCCAGCATCGAGCGCACGCCGCTGCCGAGCGTGGATTTTCTGGTGGCACTCAATCAGCGTCTTTCCACCGATATCAGTTACCTGATTCGTCTGGAGCCGGGTGTGCAAACCCCGGAGGAAAGCCTGGAGAAAGGCTCCGGCTCCTGCCGGGACTCAGCCTGGCTGCTGGTGCAGTTGTTCCGCCACCTGGGCCTGGCGGCGCGCTTTGTTTCCGGTTACCTGATTCAGCTGAAAGCCGATGTGAAATCCCTCGACGGCCCCTCCGGCACCGAGGTCTATTTGCCAGGCGCCGGCTGGATCGGCCTCGATCCGACGTCCGGGCTGTTCGCCGGCGAAGGCCATATCCCGCTGGCCTGCAGCCCCGAGCCGTCTTCGGCGGCGCCAATCAGCGGCGGCGTTGATGAGTGCGAATGCGAGTTCAGCCACGAGATGTGGGTCGAGCGTATCTGGGAAGCGCCGCGGGTGAGCAAGCCTTACAGCGAGGCGCAGTGGCAGGCGATTGTCGACCTCGGGCAAAAGATCGATGAGGACCTGCAGGAGCAGGACGTGCGCCTGACCATGGGCGGCGAGCCGACCTTTGTCGCCCTCGATTACCCGGATGATCCGGAGTGGAACACCGCCGCCCTGGGGCCGAACAAGCGCCGCCTGGCCAGCGATCTGTTTCATCGGCTGCGCGAGCATTACGCGCCGAGTGCGCTGGTGCATTTCGGTCAGGGCAAGTGGTACCCCGGCGAACAGCTGCCGCGCTGGTCGTTGAATGCCTACTGGCGGCGTGACGGCGAGCCGATCTGGCACAACCCGGCGCTGTATGCCGATGAACAAAAAGACTACGGCGTCGATGCGGCCAAGGCCGCCGACTTTCTTGCCCTACTGGCCGAGCGCCTGGGCGTGGACGCTAAATACTGCGTGCCGGCCTATGAAGACCGCTTCTACTACCTGTGGCGCGAGCGCAGGCTGCCGATCAACGTCAGCGCCGAAGACCCGCGTCTGGCTGATCCGCTGGAGCGCGAACGGCTGCGCAAGGTGTTCGAACAGGGGCTGGATAAGGTCGTCGGGCATATCCTGCCGCTGGCCCGGCAGGCCAAGCAGCTGGGCTGGCAGAGTGGCAGCTGGTTTTTGCGTGATGAGCATTGCCGGCTGATACCGGGCGATTCGGCGCTGGGCTACCGCCTGCCGCTTGATTCGCAACCCTGGGTCAGTGAGGCCGATTATCCCTACATCACTCCCGAAGACCCGAGCCAGCAATTCGCCCCGTTGCCGGCAGCGGCGCAGATCAAACCGCAGTCGCGCGGTGTCTGGTCGGGCAGCCAGACCAGCACGAACAAACGCCCGCTGCTGGGTCAGTCCGCCGCCGGTGTGGTGCGCACCGCGCTGTGCGCCGAGCCGCGTGACGGCAAGCTGTATCTGTTTATGCCGCTGCTGGTGCGTCTGGAGGATTACCTGGAACTGGTGGCGGCCATCGAGGCCACCGCCGCCGAGCTGAAATGCCCGGTGTTGCTGGAAGGTTATGAGCCGCCGCTGGACCCGCGCCTGCAGTTCTTCCGCGTGACTCCGGACCCCGGCGTGATCGAGGTGAATATCCACCCGGCCGCCAGCTGGGGTGAGCTGGTCGAGCGCACCGAGTTTCTCTACGAACAGGCCCGCGAGTGCCGCCTGAGTAGCGAGAAATTTATGATCGATGGCCGTCACACCGGCACCGGTGGCGGCAATCACTTTGTTCTCGGCGGCGCGACGCCAGCGGACTCACCGTTTCTGCGCAGGCCGGATCTGCTGCGCAGCCTGATCAGCTACTGGCACAACCACCCGTCGCTGTCCTACCTGTTCAGCGGCCTGTTTATCGGCCCGACCTCCCAGGCGCCGCGTATCGATGAAGCGCGTAACGATGCGTTGTACGAGCTGGAAATCGCCTTCGCGCAGATGCCCGAGGCTGGCCGCGACTGCCAGCCCTGGCTGGTCGACCGCCTGCTGCGCAACCTGCTGGTGGACGTGACCGGTAACACCCATCGCGCCGAGTTCTGCATCGACAAGTTGTATTCGCCGGATTCCGCCTCCGGGCGCCTCGGCCTGCTGGAGCTGCGCGCCTTCGAAATGCCGCCCCATGCGCAGATGAGCCTGGCCCAGCAGCTGTTGATTCGCGCGCTGATTGCACGCTTCTGGCGCGAGCACTACCAGCCGGCACGCCTGGTGCGCTGGGGCACTGAGCTGCATGACCGTTACCTGCTGCCGCACTTTATCGAGCAGGATTTTGCCGACGTGCTGCAGGAGCTGGACGGCTGTGGCTATCGCCTGCACAGCGAATGGTTTGCTCCGCACTTCGAGTTTCGCTTCCCCAAATCCGGCGACTTCAACGTCAAGGGCATCGAACTGGAGTTGCGTCAGGCCCTGGAGCCCTGGCATGTGCTGGGTGAGGAGGGCGGTGGCGGCGGTACGGTGCGTTATGTCGATTCCTCGCTGGAGCGCATGCAGGTCAAGCTCAGCGGCCTGCAGAGTGACCGCTATGTGCTGACCTGCAACGGCGTACCGGTGCCGCTGCGGCCCACTGGCAAGGTCGGCGAGTTTGTCGGCGGCGTGCGTTTCCGTGCCTGGCAGCCGGCCAACTGCCTGCACCCGACCATCGAAGTACATGCGCCGCTGGTATTCGATCTGGTGGATAGCTGGATGAGCCGCTCCCTCGGCGGTTGCCAGTACCATGTCGCCCATCCCGGCGGGCGTAACTACGACAGCCTGCCGGTAAACGCCTTTGAAGCCGAAAGCCGACGTCTAGCACGCTTCTTTCGGCTGGGCCACAGCCCAGGCAAACGCCCGACCCTGGCACCCA
- a CDS encoding SO2930 family diheme c-type cytochrome — protein MRRLLLGVLLLLAGCEQQPAPLYLPQGDNYPETLSEWGMLQRADGFIAPVAEALPYDLNTPLFTDYAHKLRTVWMPTGTAATYAEAHFDYPVGTVLSKTFYYPKDAQGRLLLNEQDDRDPQRGLELARVQLIETRILLKQQDGWVALPYVWDEQQQEAHLEWAGDSRELSLLNAEGKTQAVAYQVPDANQCAGCHEETAGQGVNPLGPKARHLNKDFAYADGTHNQLQYWQQQGRLQAVPAELQGVPQNALWPTPRSGESLEKQARSYLDANCSHCHNPKGPGRTSGLLLDPATAIGISYGLCKQPVAAGKGSGDRLVDIHPGQPDKSVLLFRVESVDPSIMMPELGRSTVHSEGVDVLQRWIASLQGDC, from the coding sequence ATGCGCAGGTTGCTGCTGGGTGTGCTGTTGCTCCTGGCCGGCTGTGAGCAGCAGCCGGCGCCGCTGTACCTGCCGCAAGGTGACAACTACCCGGAAACACTCAGCGAGTGGGGCATGCTGCAGCGCGCCGATGGTTTTATCGCGCCCGTTGCCGAGGCCTTGCCCTACGACCTGAATACCCCGTTGTTCACCGACTATGCACACAAACTGCGCACCGTCTGGATGCCGACCGGGACAGCGGCGACCTACGCCGAGGCGCACTTCGATTACCCGGTCGGCACGGTGCTGAGCAAAACCTTCTACTACCCCAAGGATGCCCAGGGCCGTCTGCTGCTGAACGAGCAGGATGACCGTGACCCGCAGCGCGGCCTTGAGCTGGCGCGGGTGCAGTTGATCGAGACACGTATCCTGCTCAAACAGCAGGACGGCTGGGTGGCGTTGCCCTACGTGTGGGATGAACAGCAGCAGGAGGCGCATCTGGAGTGGGCTGGCGACAGCCGTGAGTTGAGCCTGCTGAATGCGGAGGGCAAGACTCAGGCGGTGGCCTATCAGGTACCGGACGCCAACCAGTGTGCAGGCTGTCATGAGGAAACCGCAGGGCAGGGCGTCAATCCGCTGGGGCCGAAGGCGCGCCATCTGAACAAGGATTTTGCCTACGCAGACGGCACGCACAATCAGTTGCAGTACTGGCAGCAGCAGGGCCGTTTGCAGGCGGTGCCGGCCGAGTTGCAGGGCGTGCCGCAAAACGCCCTATGGCCGACGCCGCGCAGTGGCGAGAGCCTGGAAAAGCAGGCGCGCAGTTACCTGGACGCCAACTGCAGCCATTGCCACAACCCCAAAGGGCCAGGGCGTACTTCGGGGCTGTTGCTTGATCCAGCCACCGCAATTGGCATCAGCTATGGCCTGTGCAAGCAGCCGGTGGCGGCGGGCAAGGGCTCGGGTGATCGCCTGGTGGATATTCACCCCGGCCAGCCGGATAAATCGGTGCTGCTGTTCCGTGTGGAAAGTGTCGACCCGAGCATCATGATGCCGGAGCTGGGCCGCTCCACTGTGCATAGCGAAGGTGTGGACGTACTGCAACGCTGGATTGCCAGCCTGCAAGGGGATTGCTGA
- a CDS encoding parallel beta-helix domain-containing protein, with protein MRLAPLSVLALSVLLAACSEEPAPVADLDFQKDLQTQLIKAKPGSVIEIPAGTYQLDRSLSLKVSGVTIKGAGMDKTILSFKGQKSGAEGLLVDASDFTIEDIAFEDTLGDSLKVVGGKNIIIRRVRTEWTNGPATENGAYGIYPVQTENTLIDGAVAIGASDAGIYVGQSRNVVVRNSRAERNVAGIEIENTIDADVYDNVATGNTGGILVFNMPNLPQAGRVTRVFRNKIEGNNHKNFGHKGTPVASVPAGSGVVINSNDDVEVFDNDIGNHKTANVIISSYFSTGYTDLSTAESFDPYPEGIHIHGNRFGPGGESPDHLELKALKVSQFGLNGRLPDILWDGYVNLDILVDGKLPADRAICINNGEAGMINVDGPNNFQNISTEMADYRCSLPALPAVKLASAEAGQGA; from the coding sequence ATGCGCCTTGCCCCGCTTTCCGTGCTTGCCCTGTCCGTGCTGCTTGCCGCCTGCAGCGAAGAACCGGCCCCAGTGGCCGATCTGGATTTCCAGAAAGACCTGCAGACCCAACTGATCAAGGCCAAGCCCGGCAGCGTGATAGAGATTCCTGCCGGCACCTACCAGCTCGACCGCAGCCTGAGCCTGAAAGTCAGCGGCGTGACCATCAAGGGCGCGGGCATGGACAAGACCATCCTCAGTTTCAAAGGGCAGAAATCCGGTGCCGAAGGCCTGCTGGTGGATGCCTCGGACTTCACCATCGAAGACATCGCCTTTGAGGACACTCTGGGCGACTCGCTGAAAGTGGTAGGCGGTAAGAACATCATTATCCGCCGCGTGCGCACCGAGTGGACCAACGGCCCGGCCACCGAGAACGGCGCCTACGGCATCTACCCGGTGCAGACCGAAAATACCCTGATCGACGGCGCGGTGGCCATCGGCGCATCGGATGCCGGCATCTATGTCGGCCAGTCGCGCAACGTGGTGGTGCGTAACAGCCGCGCCGAGCGCAATGTCGCCGGCATCGAGATCGAGAACACCATCGACGCCGACGTGTATGACAACGTCGCCACCGGCAATACCGGCGGCATTCTGGTGTTCAACATGCCCAACCTGCCACAGGCCGGGCGGGTTACGCGGGTGTTCCGTAACAAGATCGAAGGCAACAACCACAAGAACTTCGGCCACAAGGGCACGCCGGTAGCCAGCGTGCCGGCAGGCTCCGGGGTGGTGATCAACTCCAACGATGATGTCGAGGTATTCGACAACGACATTGGCAACCACAAGACCGCCAACGTGATCATCAGCAGCTACTTCAGTACCGGCTATACCGACCTGTCCACGGCTGAGAGTTTCGATCCCTACCCGGAAGGCATTCATATCCACGGCAACCGCTTCGGCCCCGGTGGTGAAAGCCCGGATCACCTGGAGCTGAAGGCGCTGAAGGTCAGCCAGTTCGGCTTGAATGGTCGCCTGCCGGATATCCTCTGGGATGGTTACGTCAACCTCGACATTCTGGTCGACGGCAAGCTGCCGGCTGATCGGGCGATCTGCATCAATAACGGTGAGGCGGGGATGATCAACGTCGACGGGCCGAACAACTTCCAGAATATCAGCACCGAAATGGCCGACTACCGTTGCAGCCTGCCAGCGCTGCCGGCGGTCAAACTGGCCTCGGCCGAAGCCGGTCAGGGGGCCTGA